DNA from Mesorhizobium sp. B2-1-1:
CGAACCCTGGCGCGCGGCAATCGCACTGGCGATGGCGGTATTCGTTATTCTCATGCTGGCGGCGCTGTGGCGCCGCGTCGGCCCGGCCCTGCGAGCGCCGATCGCGGGCTATGTCGCGGCCATCCTCGCCATGGGCATTTCGGCGCTGACGACGAGCAGTGCCGCTGTTATCGGCGGTGCCGTGCTGTTCATGGCGTCCGACGCGCTGCTGGCCACGGAACGCTTCCTGGCGGCCGCCATTTCGCCACATCGCGCCTGGATGCGTTTGGCGGTCTGGGTGCTTTACTACGCCGCGCAGCTCGTGATCACGCTTGGTTTCCTGCTGCGCTAAGGGTTTCCGGCTGCGTCAGAGCTGTTTAGGCCGCCAACCAGGCTCCGCCAGTTCAAACGCCGCAAAGTCGAAGCCCGGCGCCACGGTGCAGCCGACCAGGGTCCACTCGCCCAGGCTGCGCGCCGATTGCCACCAGCCCGCCGGCACGACGATTTGCGGCCGCTCGCCGGCCGCAAGCTCGATGCCGAGCACCTGCTCGATCACCCGGTTAGCCTTTGGGCCGCCTTCTTCCCATATCGACAGCGCCAGCGGCGCGCCGGCGTAGAAGTGCCAGGCCTCGGCTGCATCCCTGACGCGATGCCAGGCGGAAACCTGGCCCTGCTCCAGCAGAAAATAGATCGCCGTCGAGTGGCCTCGAGCTCCGCCGCCACCGTCGCGAAAGGTTTCCGTGTACCAGCCGCCTTCCGGATGCGGCTTCATGCCAAGGATGACGATGATTTCTGCGGAACTCGTCATGGTTTCGACCAGTGTCGCTTGGCCTAGAAATTATCCTTGCGCTTGCGGATCTCGGCAAAAACCTCGACATCCGACGCCTTCTCCATGCCGAGATGCCTGCGGATTGCCGGATCGTGCCAGCGCAGGAAAGGGTTGGTCGACAATTCCTCGCCGATCGTGGTCGGCAGCGTCGGCTTGTTATCGGCGCGCAGCGCTTCAATTTTTGCCGCGCGTTCCTTCAATGCCGAATTGGTCCGGTCGACGCTCAGCGCGAAACGGGCGTTGGCGAGCGTGTATTCGTGCCCGCAATAGATCACGGTCGCGGCAGGCAGTGCCGCGAGCTTCTTCAGGGATTCAAACATCACCGGCGGCTTGCATTCGAACAGCCGCCCGCAACCGAGCGCGAACAGCGTGTCGGCGGTGAACGCCACTTTCGATGCCGGCAGGTGATAGGAGACGTGGCCAGCGGTGTGGCCGGGGGTGGCGATCACTTCGATACGTTCCTCGCCGAGATGCAGGACCGAACCGTCCTCGACCGTGTCGTCAATGCCGGGGATCCTGGCCTTTTCCGCTTCGGGACCGACGATGCGCAGCTTGAAGCGCTGCTTCAGCGCCAGATTGGCCTCGACATGGTCGGCATGGTGATGCGTGGTCAGGATCATCGTCGGCGTCCAGCCGGTGCGCTTGACCGCAGCCAGGATCGCCGCTTCTTCCGGCGCATCGATAAGCGCGGTCTGACCGCTTTTGGGATCATGCACCAGCACGCCGAAATTGTCGCTGCGGCACATGAACTGTTCGATTTCGACCGCCATCGCATCTCTCCATCTTTCGCCGCAGACATAGGACGCCGACGCGCGGATGTCATCCCGGAGATGACTAATGTCAGGATGTCATTCGACATCCGGGATCTCGGGACGTCGCGGCCTTTTGTTGAAACCCGCCGATATCGCGGCTACATCCCTGACATGCATTCCGACATCGTCGATCTCCGCTCCTTCTATTCGACAGCGCTCGGTCGCTTCGCCGAGCATTCGATCACCATGGCCTTGTCATCGATATGGGCCACCGTGCCCAATGAGCGGCTTGTCGGGCTCGGCTACACCTTGCCTTGGCTGGAACGGTTCGGCAGCGACGCCGAGCGGGTGTTCGCCTTCATGCCGGCGACGCAGGGCGCCGTGGTCTGGCCGGCGGCGGGACCGACGGCGACGGCTCTGGTTTTCGACGAGGAACTGCCGCTGGTCGATTCCTGCATCGACCGCATGCTGCTCGTGCATTCGCTCGAGCATGTCGAAAACCCGCGCGAAACGCTGAACGAGATCTGGCGCGTGCTGTCGCCGGCCGGCCGGGTGGTCATCGTCGTGCCCAACCGGCGCGGCGTCTGGGCGCGGTTCGAGCACACGCCGTTTGGCAATGGCAGGCCG
Protein-coding regions in this window:
- a CDS encoding cupin domain-containing protein yields the protein MTSSAEIIVILGMKPHPEGGWYTETFRDGGGGARGHSTAIYFLLEQGQVSAWHRVRDAAEAWHFYAGAPLALSIWEEGGPKANRVIEQVLGIELAAGERPQIVVPAGWWQSARSLGEWTLVGCTVAPGFDFAAFELAEPGWRPKQL
- the gloB gene encoding hydroxyacylglutathione hydrolase; its protein translation is MAVEIEQFMCRSDNFGVLVHDPKSGQTALIDAPEEAAILAAVKRTGWTPTMILTTHHHADHVEANLALKQRFKLRIVGPEAEKARIPGIDDTVEDGSVLHLGEERIEVIATPGHTAGHVSYHLPASKVAFTADTLFALGCGRLFECKPPVMFESLKKLAALPAATVIYCGHEYTLANARFALSVDRTNSALKERAAKIEALRADNKPTLPTTIGEELSTNPFLRWHDPAIRRHLGMEKASDVEVFAEIRKRKDNF
- a CDS encoding class I SAM-dependent methyltransferase; this encodes MHSDIVDLRSFYSTALGRFAEHSITMALSSIWATVPNERLVGLGYTLPWLERFGSDAERVFAFMPATQGAVVWPAAGPTATALVFDEELPLVDSCIDRMLLVHSLEHVENPRETLNEIWRVLSPAGRVVIVVPNRRGVWARFEHTPFGNGRPFSRGQLTELLREANFTPAAWSDALFFPPSRRRFMMRFHNMVERAGRRLWPIFSGVIVVEAQKRLYQGVPAAQRASRRVFVPVLSPHAATRLGRRIETGGTTSPGPRMTPS